In Candidatus Roseilinea sp., one DNA window encodes the following:
- a CDS encoding DEAD/DEAH box helicase, whose amino-acid sequence MVSSESEVGMATVTVAGELLQLLPERVVFWPRRSTLLVADAHFGKTAAFRAAGIAAPEGGLSDDLQRLSQAIARTDAARVIFLGDLLHARQGRVDHVTARVAAWRAEHSHRQFMVVRGNHDRHAGDPPLEWQMICKDEPIVELPLVFCHAPDAATNGYVLAGHVHPGIRLRGRAGLRARLPCFVIGPRRMILPAFGSFTGSASVRPAPGDRIYVIAGDVLVEVQCARRAG is encoded by the coding sequence GTGGTGAGTAGTGAGTCGGAAGTTGGGATGGCGACCGTGACGGTGGCCGGCGAGTTGTTGCAGCTCTTGCCCGAGCGGGTGGTCTTTTGGCCGCGACGCAGCACGTTGCTTGTGGCCGACGCACACTTCGGCAAAACGGCGGCCTTTCGCGCCGCGGGGATCGCAGCGCCGGAGGGTGGATTGTCAGACGACCTGCAGCGTCTCTCACAGGCCATTGCGCGCACCGATGCCGCGCGCGTGATCTTTCTGGGTGACCTGTTGCATGCGCGCCAGGGTCGGGTGGATCACGTCACGGCGCGGGTTGCTGCGTGGCGTGCTGAACATTCGCATAGGCAGTTCATGGTTGTGAGAGGAAACCACGACCGACATGCCGGCGATCCACCGCTCGAATGGCAGATGATCTGCAAGGATGAGCCGATTGTCGAGCTGCCTCTTGTCTTCTGTCATGCGCCGGATGCTGCGACGAACGGCTATGTGCTGGCCGGCCATGTGCACCCCGGCATTCGTCTTCGGGGCAGGGCGGGCTTGCGCGCACGGCTGCCGTGCTTCGTCATTGGACCGCGGCGCATGATCCTGCCGGCTTTCGGTAGCTTCACCGGATCGGCATCGGTGCGGCCGGCGCCGGGCGACCGAATCTACGTCATCGCCGGCGATGTGCTGGTCGAGGTGCAATGCGCACGCCGGGCCGGCTGA
- a CDS encoding DNA ligase-associated DEXH box helicase, with protein MEAALACVEAWFAARGWQPFDYQRQAWRACLQGRSGLIHASTGAGKTYAAWLGPLAEALAEQREASDEAGATDASSRHRSARRAARAVAPPLRVLWVTPLRALAADTEQSLREPVESLGLGWTIERRTGDTTTALRAKQKERLPTVLVTTPESLSLMLSWPDARERFAGLRYVIVDEWHELLGTKRGTQTELALARLRCWQPGLRTWGLSATLGNLDVALRALVGAQSTDATLICADLPKEVIIESLLPEQVERFPWAGHLGLVMLPRVLEAIEANASTLIFTNTRSQTEMWYQAILEARPEWAGQVALHHGSLDKAEREFVERGLKEGRLRAVVCTSSLDLGVDFSPVDCVLQVGSPKGTARLLQRAGRSGHAPGRPSRVICVPTHALELIEFAAVRDAIRQGRIEARLPLSKPLDVLAQHVVTVAAGGGFRSEALLAEVRTAYSYRDLSDVEWQWVLDFVTRGGRALSAYPEFRRVVCDDGVYRVADPAIAQRHRLSIGTIVSEASIHVQYLRGGRLGTVEESFVSWLKPGECFRFAGRLLEFVRLQDNTAWVRRAEGRRATVPRWMGSRMPLSTELSHVLREKLDQARRSCYADAEMALVRPLLELQAQRSKLPEPAELLIERVQTREGHHLFFFPFDGRAVNEGLAALVAYRLSRIRPISFSFAVNDYGFELLSPDRVDWVCGDVEERRTTEPAHGECAPSPLRSLFSPDNLAEDLLASLNAAELARRQFREVARIAGLIFEGLPGRRKSSRQLQASGALFYEVFSKYDPDNLLLMQARREVLERQLEESRLARALQRISRGRITLLDVAKPTPLAFPLMVDRLREQLSSETLLDRIRKMQAQLEA; from the coding sequence TTGGAAGCAGCCCTCGCTTGTGTAGAAGCATGGTTTGCCGCGCGCGGGTGGCAGCCGTTCGACTATCAGCGTCAAGCCTGGCGCGCGTGCTTGCAGGGCCGCAGCGGCCTCATTCACGCATCCACCGGCGCCGGCAAGACCTACGCCGCATGGCTTGGGCCGCTGGCCGAGGCGTTGGCCGAACAGCGCGAAGCCTCCGATGAGGCGGGGGCCACCGACGCCTCGTCGCGCCATCGGTCGGCCCGACGCGCTGCCCGCGCCGTTGCGCCACCGCTGCGCGTGCTATGGGTGACGCCCCTGCGCGCCCTGGCCGCCGATACCGAGCAATCGCTGCGCGAGCCGGTGGAGTCGCTGGGCTTGGGTTGGACTATCGAGCGTCGCACCGGCGACACGACGACGGCGCTGCGCGCCAAACAAAAAGAGCGCTTGCCCACCGTCCTCGTCACCACGCCCGAGAGCCTATCGCTGATGCTGAGCTGGCCGGATGCCCGTGAACGTTTCGCCGGCCTGCGCTACGTCATCGTGGACGAGTGGCACGAACTGCTCGGCACGAAGCGCGGCACCCAAACCGAGCTTGCGCTGGCGCGATTGCGCTGCTGGCAGCCCGGCCTGCGCACCTGGGGGTTGAGCGCGACACTGGGCAACTTGGACGTGGCGCTGCGTGCGCTGGTGGGCGCGCAGAGCACCGACGCGACCCTAATCTGCGCCGACTTGCCTAAGGAGGTGATCATCGAGTCGCTTTTGCCGGAGCAGGTGGAGCGCTTCCCGTGGGCCGGCCACCTGGGGTTGGTGATGCTGCCCCGCGTCCTGGAGGCGATCGAAGCCAATGCCAGCACGCTGATCTTCACCAATACGCGCTCGCAGACCGAGATGTGGTATCAGGCCATCCTAGAGGCGCGCCCCGAATGGGCCGGCCAGGTCGCGCTTCACCACGGCTCGCTCGATAAGGCGGAGCGCGAGTTCGTCGAACGTGGGTTGAAGGAAGGTCGGCTTCGCGCGGTGGTCTGCACATCGTCGCTCGACCTGGGGGTGGACTTTTCGCCGGTGGACTGCGTCTTACAGGTGGGCAGCCCGAAGGGCACGGCGCGGTTGTTGCAGCGCGCCGGCCGCAGCGGACACGCGCCCGGACGGCCCAGCCGGGTGATCTGTGTGCCGACCCACGCGCTGGAGCTGATCGAGTTTGCCGCTGTGCGCGACGCCATCCGGCAGGGGCGCATCGAGGCGCGATTGCCGTTGAGCAAACCGCTCGACGTGCTGGCGCAGCACGTGGTCACCGTGGCCGCAGGAGGCGGCTTTCGCAGCGAAGCGCTGCTCGCGGAAGTGCGCACGGCGTATTCATACCGTGACCTGAGCGATGTCGAATGGCAATGGGTGCTCGACTTCGTGACGCGCGGCGGCCGCGCGTTGAGCGCGTATCCCGAATTCCGGCGCGTCGTTTGCGACGACGGTGTGTATCGCGTAGCCGACCCCGCCATTGCGCAACGTCATCGCTTGTCCATCGGCACCATCGTGAGTGAGGCCTCCATCCACGTGCAATATCTCAGAGGGGGGCGGCTGGGCACGGTAGAAGAATCGTTTGTGAGCTGGTTGAAGCCGGGCGAGTGCTTCCGCTTCGCCGGAAGGCTGCTGGAGTTTGTGCGCCTACAGGACAACACCGCCTGGGTGCGCCGCGCCGAAGGCAGGCGGGCGACTGTGCCGCGCTGGATGGGCAGTCGTATGCCGCTCTCCACCGAGCTGTCGCATGTCCTGCGCGAGAAGCTCGATCAGGCGCGTCGCAGTTGCTACGCAGATGCGGAGATGGCGCTCGTCCGCCCGCTGCTGGAGCTACAGGCGCAGCGCTCCAAGCTGCCTGAGCCGGCTGAATTGCTGATCGAGCGCGTTCAGACGCGCGAAGGGCATCATCTGTTCTTCTTTCCGTTCGATGGCCGCGCTGTCAACGAGGGGCTGGCGGCCCTGGTGGCCTATCGCCTGTCGCGCATTCGCCCGATCTCCTTTTCTTTCGCCGTCAATGACTACGGCTTCGAGCTGCTCTCGCCCGACCGCGTGGATTGGGTCTGCGGAGATGTCGAGGAGCGGCGCACGACAGAACCGGCCCATGGGGAATGCGCGCCCTCGCCCCTGCGCAGCTTATTCAGCCCGGACAACCTGGCCGAAGATCTGCTGGCCAGTTTGAACGCGGCAGAATTAGCGCGGCGACAGTTCCGCGAGGTGGCGCGCATCGCCGGGCTGATCTTCGAGGGATTGCCCGGTCGGCGCAAGTCGAGTCGGCAACTGCAGGCCTCCGGCGCGCTGTTCTACGAGGTGTTCAGCAAATATGATCCTGATAACCTGCTGTTGATGCAGGCGCGGCGCGAGGTGCTGGAGCGACAACTGGAGGAGAGCCGGCTGGCGCGCGCCTTGCAACGCATCTCGCGCGGGCGCATCACGCTGCTCGACGTGGCCAAGCCGACGCCGTTGGCCTTCCCGCTCATGGTTGACCGCTTGCGCGAACAGCTCAGCAGCGAGACGTTGCTCGACCGCATTCGCAAGATGCAGGCGCAGCTGGAAGCATGA
- a CDS encoding protein-tyrosine-phosphatase, with the protein MAKANVLFLCTGNSARSQMAEAFLRHYASDLFNAYSAGIEPKGMNPFTVKVMAEKGISVEGQYSKSLREYLGRQLFGYLVTVCADAEEKCPSVWPGVQYRLHWQFDDPAAAQGTDDEKLAKFREVRDQIEATIKTWVAEQRQKDAAAAASR; encoded by the coding sequence ATGGCCAAAGCTAACGTTCTATTTTTGTGCACCGGCAATTCGGCGCGCAGCCAGATGGCTGAGGCGTTCCTGCGCCACTATGCATCGGATTTGTTCAACGCCTACAGCGCCGGCATCGAACCGAAGGGCATGAACCCGTTCACCGTCAAAGTGATGGCGGAGAAGGGCATCAGCGTGGAAGGCCAATACTCGAAGAGCCTGCGTGAATACCTGGGCCGGCAACTGTTCGGTTACCTGGTGACGGTGTGCGCCGACGCCGAGGAGAAGTGCCCTTCGGTCTGGCCGGGTGTGCAATATCGCCTGCACTGGCAGTTCGACGATCCGGCTGCCGCACAGGGCACGGACGATGAGAAGCTCGCCAAGTTCCGCGAGGTGCGCGATCAGATCGAGGCGACCATCAAGACCTGGGTAGCGGAACAAAGGCAAAAGGATGCAGCCGCCGCGGCAAGCCGTTAG
- a CDS encoding cytochrome P450: MTTLPSSLAQAKSAPGPVGLINGLRNLRAFQTDILGFLTRLAREYGDFTQFSFGPFRMYFANHPDLIHQVLVEDAAKYHKTKLTKELLRPSLGNGLLVSDGELWKRQRKLIQPAFHAARIAAYAETMTAYTERAIGEWQPGQTRDIAHDMMSLTLDIVIKTLFGEQLTPQEREDIGRAVDIGQRQVGQAFKTIIRTPNWLPTPARREGDWAMGKINAVIARFIAHYRQTGQDRGDLLSMMLAAVDEAGSMSDAQARDEAFTLIVAGHETTANTLTWAWYLLSRHPQAEAALHAELDETLGGRAPTFEDLPRLPFTEAIIKETLRLYPAAYITSREPQEDVRIGDYPVANGSTVLVSPYVTHHDPRWFDAPEQFMPERWLGDLEKRLPKFAYFPFGGGPRICIGNAFALMEARLILATIAQHFQLALAPGHHVTLDPLVTLRPKHGMHMVVQARHE; this comes from the coding sequence ATGACCACGCTTCCATCTTCTCTGGCTCAAGCGAAGTCTGCGCCCGGGCCGGTCGGCTTGATCAACGGCCTGCGCAACCTACGCGCTTTTCAGACCGACATTCTCGGTTTCCTCACGCGCCTCGCACGCGAGTATGGCGACTTCACACAGTTCAGCTTTGGCCCGTTTCGCATGTATTTTGCCAATCATCCTGACCTCATCCACCAGGTGCTGGTCGAAGACGCAGCCAAGTACCACAAGACAAAGCTGACCAAAGAATTGCTGCGACCATCGCTGGGCAATGGCTTGTTGGTCAGCGACGGCGAGCTATGGAAGCGCCAGCGCAAGCTCATTCAGCCGGCTTTTCACGCGGCGCGCATCGCGGCCTATGCCGAAACGATGACGGCCTACACCGAACGCGCCATCGGCGAATGGCAGCCGGGCCAAACACGCGACATCGCCCACGACATGATGTCACTCACGCTCGATATCGTCATCAAGACATTGTTCGGCGAACAGCTCACGCCCCAAGAGCGCGAAGACATCGGCCGCGCGGTGGACATCGGCCAGAGACAAGTGGGCCAAGCGTTCAAGACAATCATTCGCACGCCCAATTGGCTGCCCACACCAGCCCGTCGCGAAGGCGACTGGGCGATGGGGAAGATCAACGCCGTCATCGCGCGCTTCATTGCGCATTATCGCCAAACCGGCCAAGACCGCGGCGATTTGCTCTCGATGATGCTGGCCGCAGTGGACGAAGCCGGCAGCATGAGCGACGCCCAGGCGCGCGACGAAGCCTTCACGCTGATCGTGGCCGGCCACGAGACCACGGCGAACACGCTCACGTGGGCATGGTATCTACTCTCGCGACATCCACAGGCCGAAGCTGCGCTGCATGCCGAGCTGGATGAAACACTCGGCGGGCGCGCACCGACGTTCGAGGATTTACCGCGTTTGCCATTCACCGAAGCGATCATCAAAGAAACTTTACGCTTGTATCCAGCGGCCTATATCACTTCGCGCGAGCCGCAAGAAGATGTGCGCATCGGCGACTATCCCGTAGCAAACGGCAGCACCGTGTTGGTGTCGCCCTACGTCACGCATCACGACCCGCGCTGGTTCGACGCGCCGGAGCAGTTCATGCCAGAGCGCTGGCTTGGCGACTTGGAGAAGCGATTGCCGAAGTTCGCCTACTTCCCCTTCGGCGGCGGGCCGCGCATCTGCATCGGCAACGCCTTCGCGCTCATGGAGGCGCGACTGATCCTGGCGACGATCGCGCAGCACTTCCAGCTGGCGCTCGCACCGGGGCACCACGTGACGCTCGATCCGTTAGTCACGCTGCGCCCGAAGCACGGTATGCACATGGTGGTGCAAGCGCGCCACGAGTGA
- the dnlI gene encoding ATP-dependent DNA ligase: MREFAALYADLDATNKTNEKVAAMVRYFHDAPPADAAWAVYFLIGRRPRQAVPTSSLRAWSAEAAGIPDWLFEECYAAVGDLAETIALLDVRSDATDPTPGSRSLAEWIEAVLLPLRTLDETDKRRAVVSAWASLEPRERLVWNKLITGAFRVGVSQKLVVRALAELSGVDETTLSHRLMGDWQPTADFFRRLVASNVDDADISRPYPFFLAYPLESKLPTDERGRLLDADSVAFAEALQAALGDRRDWQAEWKWDGIRAQLIRRRGQTFLWSRGEELVTERFPEIAAIGDALPDGTVLDGEIMPFKGGRILPFAQLQTRIGRKALTKKVLSETPVALFAYDVLEIAGDDVRNRPLRWRRAQLEQLVGERSLPALKLSPIVEAESWEALGRWQRQSRARDAEGLMLKRLDSAYGVGRVVGDWWKWKVAPYTADAVLIYAQAGHGRRASLFTDYTFAVWDGDPRNGGRLVPFAKAYSGLTDAEIRRVDAFIRANTLEKFGPVRTVKPQLVFELGFEGIQRSARHKSGIAVRFPRILRLRDDKRIEDADTLDAICALLPEER, translated from the coding sequence ATGCGCGAATTCGCTGCGCTTTACGCCGATCTGGACGCAACCAACAAAACCAACGAAAAGGTTGCGGCAATGGTGCGCTACTTTCACGATGCGCCGCCGGCCGATGCGGCGTGGGCAGTTTACTTCCTCATCGGGCGTCGGCCGCGCCAAGCCGTGCCCACCTCCAGCCTGCGCGCCTGGTCTGCCGAGGCCGCCGGCATTCCCGATTGGCTCTTCGAGGAGTGTTACGCCGCCGTGGGCGATTTGGCCGAGACGATCGCGCTGCTCGATGTGCGTTCGGACGCGACCGACCCAACGCCGGGATCGCGTTCGCTGGCCGAATGGATCGAAGCGGTGCTGTTGCCGCTGCGCACGCTGGATGAGACGGACAAGCGACGCGCGGTTGTGTCGGCCTGGGCGTCGCTTGAGCCGCGCGAGCGGTTGGTATGGAATAAGCTGATCACCGGCGCGTTTCGCGTCGGCGTGTCGCAGAAGCTCGTCGTTCGCGCCCTGGCCGAACTGAGCGGCGTGGATGAGACGACCCTCTCGCATCGCTTGATGGGCGATTGGCAACCGACGGCCGACTTCTTTCGCAGGCTGGTCGCGTCGAACGTGGACGATGCCGACATCAGCCGGCCTTATCCGTTCTTCCTCGCCTACCCGCTGGAAAGCAAGCTGCCCACCGATGAGCGCGGGCGATTGCTCGATGCCGACTCGGTGGCCTTCGCCGAGGCGCTCCAGGCTGCGCTGGGCGACCGGCGCGATTGGCAAGCCGAGTGGAAGTGGGATGGAATTCGCGCTCAGCTCATCCGCCGGCGCGGGCAGACCTTCCTCTGGTCACGCGGCGAAGAGCTGGTGACCGAGCGCTTCCCTGAGATCGCGGCCATCGGCGACGCGCTGCCGGACGGCACCGTGCTGGATGGCGAGATCATGCCCTTCAAAGGCGGGCGCATCTTGCCGTTTGCTCAGTTGCAAACGCGCATCGGTCGCAAAGCGCTGACGAAGAAGGTCTTGTCCGAGACGCCGGTCGCCTTGTTCGCATACGATGTGCTGGAGATCGCGGGCGACGATGTGCGCAATCGGCCGCTGCGATGGCGGCGCGCGCAACTGGAGCAGCTAGTCGGCGAGCGCAGCTTGCCCGCCTTGAAGCTCTCGCCGATCGTCGAAGCTGAGTCGTGGGAGGCGTTAGGGCGATGGCAGCGCCAAAGCCGCGCGCGAGACGCCGAAGGGCTGATGCTCAAGCGGCTGGACAGCGCCTATGGGGTAGGACGCGTCGTCGGCGATTGGTGGAAATGGAAGGTGGCGCCCTACACCGCCGACGCCGTGCTGATCTACGCTCAGGCCGGCCACGGCCGTCGCGCCAGCTTGTTCACCGACTACACCTTTGCCGTGTGGGATGGCGACCCGCGCAATGGCGGCCGCCTGGTGCCGTTCGCCAAAGCCTATTCCGGCCTCACCGACGCCGAGATCCGCCGTGTGGATGCTTTTATTCGTGCCAACACGCTGGAGAAGTTCGGGCCCGTGCGCACCGTCAAGCCGCAGTTGGTGTTCGAGTTGGGCTTCGAGGGCATTCAACGTTCTGCGCGCCACAAGAGCGGCATCGCCGTGCGCTTTCCGCGCATCTTGCGCTTGCGCGACGACAAGCGCATCGAGGACGCCGATACGCTGGACGCGATTTGCGCCCTGCTGCCGGAGGAGCGGTGA
- a CDS encoding DNA-binding response regulator: MQRSDKPPVASSTSSSSEHLLLLVVDRSPLVLEGAVHALSERGCHIIGRASSVAELDARWRELEVSGKVVLLIGPLLHTADGFAACRWARDQSTPVRAVFITDRCEDSLVLTDAARLGVRACLPADVSLDDLFDVIKLAWMNQSLLPPAPPEAEADRLTECELRVLRGIAAGKSSKEIAAELQISVHTVRNEVQRILSKLHVHSRQEAVHRARHLGWI, translated from the coding sequence ATGCAGCGGAGTGACAAACCGCCAGTCGCCTCATCTACATCTTCCTCGTCTGAACATCTTCTTCTCCTGGTCGTAGATCGTTCCCCGCTGGTATTGGAGGGCGCCGTTCATGCGCTGAGCGAGCGCGGTTGCCACATCATCGGTCGAGCCAGCAGCGTTGCGGAGCTGGACGCGCGATGGCGCGAGCTGGAAGTAAGCGGCAAGGTCGTGCTGCTTATTGGCCCGCTCCTGCACACCGCCGACGGCTTCGCCGCCTGCCGCTGGGCGCGCGATCAGTCTACACCGGTGCGCGCCGTCTTCATCACCGACCGCTGCGAAGACTCGTTGGTGCTCACCGACGCAGCCCGGCTGGGGGTGAGGGCGTGTCTGCCCGCGGACGTCAGCCTCGACGATCTATTCGACGTGATCAAGCTGGCGTGGATGAACCAGTCGCTGCTGCCGCCCGCGCCGCCCGAGGCAGAAGCCGACCGGTTGACGGAATGCGAGCTGCGCGTGTTGCGAGGCATCGCTGCGGGCAAAAGCTCCAAGGAGATCGCCGCTGAGTTGCAGATCAGCGTGCACACTGTGCGCAACGAGGTGCAGCGCATCCTGAGCAAGCTGCACGTGCACAGCCGGCAGGAGGCGGTGCATCGGGCGCGGCATTTGGGGTGGATTTGA
- a CDS encoding arsenite S-adenosylmethyltransferase: MDNLIPVTDIHASVRAFYAERAKNNDGCCAPGTGSEAGCCAQSVNPFHAAELLDGIPEDVAAFTLGCGDAVSLARLQPGETVIDLGSGGGLECFIASRQVGADGKVIGVDMTPEMLSKAWANAARLKTTNVDFRYGFLEALPVADEAADVIISNCVINLSPDKPQVFREMFRALKPGGRIAVSDVVADGELSDDAKRDMALWGACYSGALDVHLYTQQLREAGFVDVKIEPKGGAADNLPALKGKLFSAAITAVKPASAERIFPLQEAL, translated from the coding sequence ATGGACAACCTTATTCCAGTCACAGACATTCATGCATCGGTCCGCGCGTTCTACGCCGAACGCGCGAAGAACAACGACGGCTGCTGTGCGCCCGGCACAGGCAGCGAGGCTGGATGTTGCGCGCAAAGCGTCAACCCGTTCCACGCCGCCGAGTTGCTGGATGGCATCCCCGAGGACGTGGCGGCGTTCACGCTGGGCTGCGGCGACGCCGTGTCGCTGGCGCGTCTGCAGCCTGGCGAGACCGTCATTGACTTGGGCAGCGGCGGCGGCCTGGAGTGCTTCATCGCTTCGCGACAGGTCGGTGCCGATGGCAAAGTCATCGGCGTGGACATGACGCCGGAGATGCTGTCGAAGGCGTGGGCCAACGCGGCGCGGCTGAAGACCACCAACGTGGACTTCCGCTACGGCTTTCTCGAGGCGCTGCCCGTCGCCGACGAGGCTGCCGACGTGATCATCTCCAACTGCGTGATCAATCTCTCGCCGGACAAGCCGCAAGTCTTCCGCGAGATGTTTCGCGCGCTCAAGCCGGGCGGTCGCATCGCCGTGAGCGATGTGGTGGCCGACGGCGAGTTGAGCGATGACGCGAAGCGTGACATGGCGCTGTGGGGCGCGTGCTACTCCGGCGCGCTTGACGTGCACCTCTACACACAGCAGTTGCGCGAGGCGGGCTTCGTGGATGTGAAGATTGAGCCGAAGGGCGGCGCTGCCGATAACCTCCCCGCGCTCAAGGGTAAGCTCTTTTCGGCGGCGATCACCGCTGTAAAACCGGCGTCTGCAGAGCGAATCTTTCCACTGCAAGAAGCGCTTTAG
- a CDS encoding Fe-S oxidoreductase: MLASPAMTNRVAFFVTCIVDTIFPDIGEAAFDVLERQGVKLEFPEAQTCCGQPAFNSGFTREAREVAEHFLDVFAGYDAIVTPSGSCAAMVHHYYPELFRGHRRFEEAQRIAARTYEFTQYLVDVLGVTDIGASLPRPTRAAIHDACHGYRGLGIARQPRVLLGNVKNLTLVEMPGHDQCCGFGGLFAIKMSDISGAMLQDKLNAINGIGCDIVITGDASCMMHINGGLSRANSPRRVVHVAEVLAEKI; this comes from the coding sequence ATGCTAGCATCGCCGGCAATGACGAACCGCGTGGCTTTCTTCGTGACGTGCATTGTTGACACGATCTTCCCGGACATCGGCGAGGCCGCTTTCGACGTTTTAGAGCGGCAGGGCGTCAAGCTGGAATTCCCCGAAGCGCAAACGTGCTGCGGCCAACCGGCGTTCAACTCCGGCTTCACCCGCGAGGCGCGCGAGGTGGCCGAGCACTTCCTTGATGTGTTCGCCGGCTACGACGCGATTGTCACGCCGTCGGGGTCGTGCGCGGCGATGGTGCACCACTACTACCCGGAATTGTTTCGCGGCCATCGCCGGTTCGAGGAGGCCCAGCGCATCGCTGCGCGCACCTATGAGTTCACGCAGTACCTGGTGGATGTGCTGGGCGTGACCGACATTGGTGCGTCGCTGCCGCGCCCGACGCGGGCCGCCATTCACGACGCTTGCCATGGTTACCGCGGTTTGGGGATCGCGCGCCAGCCGCGCGTGCTTCTGGGCAATGTGAAGAACCTGACATTGGTGGAGATGCCCGGTCATGACCAGTGTTGTGGCTTCGGCGGGCTGTTCGCGATCAAGATGAGCGACATTAGCGGTGCCATGCTGCAGGACAAGCTCAACGCCATCAACGGCATCGGGTGTGACATCGTCATCACCGGCGACGCGAGCTGCATGATGCACATCAACGGCGGCCTCTCACGCGCCAATTCACCCCGTCGCGTGGTGCATGTGGCGGAAGTGCTGGCGGAGAAGATTTGA
- a CDS encoding protein-tyrosine-phosphatase, which produces MTETPKRRVLILCTANSARSQMAEGIMRWLAGDRYAVFSAGSKATSVNPFAIRAMDEIGVDIRSQYSKTYEQFLGQPFDAVITVCDDAAEACPFLPGNYRRMHWSFPDPAAVEGDEARLQAFRDVRDGLIERFKAFVANEEVEVTHGQS; this is translated from the coding sequence ATGACTGAGACACCGAAGCGACGCGTGTTGATCCTGTGCACGGCGAACTCGGCGCGCTCGCAGATGGCCGAGGGCATTATGCGCTGGCTGGCCGGCGACCGCTACGCCGTCTTCAGCGCGGGCAGCAAGGCGACCAGCGTCAATCCGTTCGCCATCCGGGCGATGGACGAGATCGGCGTGGACATCCGCAGCCAATACTCGAAGACCTACGAACAGTTTCTCGGCCAGCCGTTCGACGCGGTCATCACCGTGTGCGACGACGCGGCCGAGGCCTGTCCGTTTCTGCCCGGCAACTACCGTCGCATGCACTGGAGTTTCCCCGACCCCGCCGCTGTGGAAGGCGATGAGGCCAGGCTGCAAGCCTTCCGCGACGTGCGCGATGGGTTGATCGAGCGATTCAAAGCGTTCGTTGCAAACGAGGAGGTTGAAGTTACCCATGGCCAAAGCTAA
- a CDS encoding DNA ligase-associated DEXH box helicase, with translation MPDFSIAVTDLLCLTPAGLYCPAGDFYVDPWQPVRRAVITHAHADHLCRGCESYLVATEGEPVVRLRLSGSTTPSTIQPVPYGETVSINGVRVSLHPAGHILGSAQVRIEHKGQVWVVSGDYKTEPDATCAPFELLRCHVFITESTFGLPVYRWRPQREVFAEINAWWQENAARGRASVLFGYALGKAQRLLAGVDASIGLIFTHGAVERVNAIYRDSGIALPATDYAGAVTDKKRYRGALVVAPPSANGTPWLRKLGDVSTAMASGWMQIRGVRRRRAVDRGFVLSDHADWDELMRTIAATGAERVLLTHGYTASLARHLRERGLQADVLLTHFEGDSMDDIEVEPP, from the coding sequence TTGCCCGACTTCTCGATCGCCGTGACGGACCTGCTCTGCCTCACTCCTGCTGGACTCTACTGCCCAGCCGGCGATTTCTACGTGGACCCGTGGCAGCCCGTGCGGCGCGCAGTGATCACCCACGCGCATGCCGACCATCTGTGCCGGGGGTGTGAGTCATATCTGGTAGCGACAGAAGGCGAGCCGGTGGTGCGTTTGCGCCTGAGCGGCAGCACAACACCGAGCACAATTCAGCCTGTGCCCTATGGCGAGACGGTCAGCATCAACGGCGTGCGCGTGAGCCTGCACCCCGCCGGCCACATCCTCGGTTCGGCGCAAGTGCGCATCGAGCACAAAGGCCAGGTATGGGTGGTATCGGGGGATTACAAGACCGAGCCTGACGCCACCTGCGCGCCGTTCGAGCTATTGCGTTGTCACGTCTTCATCACCGAGTCCACCTTCGGGTTGCCGGTGTATCGTTGGCGACCGCAGCGCGAGGTTTTCGCCGAGATCAACGCATGGTGGCAGGAGAACGCGGCGCGCGGGCGGGCAAGTGTGCTCTTCGGTTATGCGCTCGGCAAGGCTCAGCGCTTGCTGGCCGGCGTGGATGCATCCATCGGCCTGATCTTCACGCATGGCGCGGTGGAACGAGTGAATGCTATCTATCGCGACTCGGGCATCGCCCTGCCGGCCACCGACTATGCCGGCGCGGTGACCGACAAAAAACGCTATCGGGGGGCGCTCGTCGTTGCGCCGCCATCGGCCAACGGCACGCCATGGCTGCGCAAGTTGGGCGATGTCTCCACAGCCATGGCCAGCGGCTGGATGCAGATTCGCGGTGTGCGCCGGCGCCGCGCTGTGGATCGCGGGTTTGTCCTCTCCGATCATGCCGACTGGGACGAGCTGATGCGCACGATTGCGGCCACCGGCGCCGAGCGCGTGCTGTTGACGCACGGCTACACAGCCTCGCTGGCGCGTCACCTTCGCGAACGCGGCCTGCAAGCCGATGTGTTGTTGACCCACTTCGAAGGCGATTCCATGGATGATATCGAGGTGGAACCGCCGTAA